One Brassica napus cultivar Da-Ae chromosome C2, Da-Ae, whole genome shotgun sequence DNA window includes the following coding sequences:
- the LOC111214401 gene encoding uncharacterized protein LOC111214401 — protein MLQLKQDLSLFLRCNVGNGTKALFWYDYWTKLGPLILLLGSSGPRSLRIPLSATVSQAVRNGHWNLPPARSENALTLQIILSTMSVPSATSTDDVYLWRQGTGGFGPSFSSRVTWERIRVPNPPVDWHKVVWFKDEVPRYSFITWTAFLGRLPTRDRLISWGLQVPPGCVLCSLADESISHLFFDCSFVVATWSRFCGRYMASPPASLAAVVSLCQNLQGPHAPRAVAVLKLLNQVVIYSLWRERNARIFKGVSTSQEATFRVVDRAMHDRLLSVPTTAASARYPSLLELYFCFISPYS, from the coding sequence ATGTTACAGCTGAAGCAAGACCTGTCGCTGTTTCTCCGATGCAACGTTGGTAATGGGACCAAAGCGTTGTTCTGGTACGACTATTGGACTAAGTTAGGTCCTTTAATCCTCCTCTTAGGTTCATCCGGGCCAAGATCTCTTAGGATTCCTCTCTCAGCCACAGTCTCTCAAGCTGTTCGTAACGGTCACTGGAACCTGCCTCCGGCGCGCTCTGAAAATGCTCTGACCCTTCAGATTATTCTATCTACTATGTCGGTTCCATCTGCAACTAGCACCGATGACGTGTATTTGTGGAGGCAAGGTACTGGTGGTTTTGGTCCATCTTTCTCATCGAGGGTTACTTGGGAGAGAATCCGTGTTCCTAACCCCCCAGTTGATTGGCACAAGGTGGTTTGGTTTAAGGACGAAGTTCCTCGGTATTCCTTTATCACTTGGACTGCTTTCCTTGGTAGATTACCAACCCGAGATCGTCTAATCTCTTGGGGACTTCAAGTTCCGCCAGGTTGTGTCCTTTGCTCTCTGGCTGATGAGTCTATTAGTCATTTATTCTTCGATTGTTCTTTTGTGGTTGCTACTTGGAGTCGTTTTTGTGGCAGGTACATGGCGTCTCCACCGGCATCACTAGCTGCAGTTGTTAGCTTATGTCAGAACCTCCAGGGCCCTCATGCTCCGCGCGCAGTAGCGGTTTTGAAGCTCCTCAACCAGGTCGTCATCTACTCCCTTTGGCGTGAGCGGAATGCTCGTATCTTCAAAGGCGTCTCGACATCTCAGGAAGCTACTTTCAGGGTGGTCGATCGAGCAATGCATGATAGGCTCCTATCTGTGCCTACGACCGCAGCGTCTGCTCGCTATCCTTCTCTTCTTGAGCTCTATTTCTGCTTTATCTCTCCTTATAGTTAA